From the genome of Leguminivora glycinivorella isolate SPB_JAAS2020 chromosome Z, LegGlyc_1.1, whole genome shotgun sequence, one region includes:
- the LOC125240620 gene encoding uncharacterized protein LOC125240620 has translation MENKKIIIVLSVCLSYALGYNYNLNYYPYFPNNNFCNDLSPYYGNISLDFISGVWYGVEKIPHNKGEYKIDYTKECFYIDIKEENVQPTPPTYPPLAYPYLSTSYGFNQPEPYRMRYFVVEWHEGLFRSDYHVKVNTSHMGFWISNVPSTAVENMYRYFGGVIQVLKVANNHLVLNFCKTMPYREFYSVVFSRNENQLTPEDLSSIHSIFTTKHLSTSALKRVCDNSGTMIQFSVVMLLFTSLLIWRSDA, from the exons atggaaaataaaaaaataataatcgtacTATCCGTATGTCTATCATACGCTTTGggttacaattataatttaaattactaTCCTTACTTTCCAAATAATAATTTCTGCAATGATTTGTCCCCTTATTACGGAAATATAAGTTTGGATTTTATTTCCGGAGTTTGGTATGGTGTCGAAAAAATACCTCATAATAAAGGTGAATACAAAATAGACTACACTAAAGAGTGTTTCTACATTGATATAAAGGAGGAGAATGTACAG CCGACTCCTCCCACGTACCCGCCGCTGGCGTACCCGTACCTCAGCACGAGTTACGGGTTCAACCAGCCGGAGCCCTACCGCATGCGGTACTTCGTCGTCGAATGGCACGAGGGCCTGTTCCGCAGCGACTACCATGTCAAAGTCAACACTTCGCACATGGGCTTCTGGATATCGAATGTACCCAGCACAG CCGTAGAAAACATGTACCGTTATTTCGGCGGAGTAATTCAGGTGCTAAAGGTGGCTAATAACCACTTGGTGCTGAACTTCTGCAAGACGATGCCCTATCGAGAGTTCTACAGCGTCGTGTTCTCGAGGAACGAGAACCAGCTCACGCCCGAGGACCTGTCCAGCATCCACAGCATCTTCACCACCAAACATCTGTCCACTTCGGCCTTGAAGCGAGTATGCGACAACTCAGGGACGATGATTCAATTCTCGGTGGTTATGTTACTATTTACCAGTTTGTTAATATGGAGGTCTGATGCATAG